GACAACTAATAACCCGTCCCGAACTGGCCGTATTAATGGCTGCCAGCAAAATGTATTTAACCCGGCAGATACAAGACCAAACGGCATTGCTGCATGATGAATGCTGTGAATGTTATTTACAGGCCTACTTTCCTGATCAGGTTAATGCCCAATACAAAAATGACTTATCCGCCCATCCTCTGGCCAACGAAATCAAGGCCACAGTCGTCAGTAATAAAATAATCAATCAGGCCGGATGTAGTTTTTTAAGCCTGGATGGCAACAGCGAAAATACCACGATGTTGGATCATGTCGCTTGTTACTTAACTTTTGACCGGGTTTTGGACGGTGATGCACTGCGTCTGGCGATTTATGCGCTGGATAATAAAATTGCCGCAGACAAACAGTATAACTATTTGCTGGAACTTGAACACATGCTGACTGGTTTTTGTCGCTGGACGTTACTACACAACAAAAAAAATCGTCCCGATACTCAGACCATCAGCGACTATAGTAGTTATTTACAAGACTTTGAACAATATTTTAATCGGCAAGATAGCCTTCAAGGTAAAGAACAACTGGAGCGATACGTGCAGGACGGGCTTCCAGAAAAGCTGGCACAAAGACTGATGTTTATAGCCACTCTTAACGATTTCCCATTTATCGTTTCTTTATCCATTGAAACTGCCACCGATTTTATAACGGTTTTTAAACTGTTCAATGACATTAGCCGTTATCTGGGTTTGTATGAAATTGACGAACAGTTCACAAAAATGTCTCCTCATGATTATTGGGAACAAAAAGTATCGTCTGATTTACAGGCCGATATAAAACGCATTACCGGTTTATTGCTTAATAACATCTTGTTAAGCAATACGTTAACCTGTGCCGACTATTTTGATTTGCCCGCTGAAAAACAAAAAATCAATCGATACCGGCGAGTTTATCAGGAAATCAAGTCGGTTTTCCCGGTCAATCTGATGCCTTATATTGCCTTAACCAAAGAGTTGGAGAAATTACTTGCGTAAGTAGCGTTTTTTATAATCTGCGATAGACTGTTTATCATTCATTTACTTATTTCCAGGATGAGACGAGCCACCGCCATTCTGCTCATGAAATACAGCTATAAAATCTTCCAGGACTCTATAATGAAATACAACCGCAATACATTAGCAATTATGCTGGGGCTTTTAATTGCCTGCCCGTTAAATGCCTTGGCCGATAATCCCTGGACCTATCAGCAAGGCAGGAACAGCTTAACCAATCAGACTTATAGCTTTGCCCAATCGCCCCTGCCACAACCGGGTCGTTATGACGACATGATGCTGGAAATTGTTTGCAAGGAAAACAAGTTGCAAGTGGTTATTGATACGGATGACTTGATTGCCTCACAAGGCAGTAGTTTTAATCTGGAATATCAAATTGACAAAAAGACACCGGTTGTCATTCAAATGAAAACATTTCCGGACTCCAAACGCAGAGGCTATACAGAAGAATTTGCCAAACGTATGGCGGATGATCTATTGACCGGGCAAGCTGTTTTTATTCGCATCACCACCATGATACGAACCGCACTATCAAGCTCAATTCCCTTGGACAATACCGCAAAACCCATTCAACAAGTATTTGCCGATTGTGGCATCAACGCATCAAGCAGCGCTGCCAGTCAACCAATCTACGATTTAACTGAATTTGAACAGGAATTTGGCAAACTTGGCGCAGATCAACAACAGCAAATATTAATCAAAATAAAAAAAATAATGACGGAAATACGCTAAGGGCTAGTCAGAACAATCACGCTAACGAATGTGTATCAAATAAAATCACTCATAGACTATTGGCCGGCTAGTGTAGGAATAAAGTTATTGATTCTCGCTGGTGGGCGACGATACCAACCATAAACCCTTTGCCTATCCCATCAACAACGACTGGCATTAATGGTAAAAGCCGATTTTTGCCGACTTTACCACAGGTGACAGGGCTTTGATTTCGCGGGAGATAATCGAATAAAGCTCCGGTGTCCATTTCGGAAGTTCTGCGGAATTAGCTTCCAGAGGATAGGTCCTCGGATCATGAGGGGCAATCACTACTTTTACATTCTCGGCACCCACTTGCGCTGTGAGAACAAAAAGCTCCTCTATCGCTTCATTACCTATGGCCAAACAACCGATGGAGACAGCTTTACCATGGATGAAAATATCAGAGCCCGGGTTGACGCGCCCCTCCTGTCTCGCATGGAAAAGGTCGAACTCGTTGGGATAATTTATTTTCATCGACAAGTGGTAATGACTATTGGGATTTAGCCCCGCAATGCCATAAATGCCTTCCGGCACCTGTTTGTCGCCTTGGCGCAATTTGGGGCCGGCCATGCCGCTGGCAGCCTGAATATGATAGTCACGAATGAAACGGAACTCGCCGTTGCCCCTTGCCCATAGCTCAAGTTTCTTTTCAGCTTTTAAAGCAATGAAGATGACTTCCCGAGGCGGATAAGATACCTTGGCTTTAACAAAATAGGGATTGAGCTTACGCGACGTATAGGTGCCATAATCTTGTAAAATATTCGCTACAGTCCATTGACCGGGCAATCTAAGAGCTGGGATGTTATACGTTTTTCGGACGACCTGAGCATGGGGTTTGA
Above is a window of Methylobacter sp. S3L5C DNA encoding:
- a CDS encoding murein L,D-transpeptidase family protein; translation: MSIATLFSTHIMKSTAKIIVGLTLTGLLGACSVHKPASITVAVKPHAQVVRKTYNIPALRLPGQWTVANILQDYGTYTSRKLNPYFVKAKVSYPPREVIFIALKAEKKLELWARGNGEFRFIRDYHIQAASGMAGPKLRQGDKQVPEGIYGIAGLNPNSHYHLSMKINYPNEFDLFHARQEGRVNPGSDIFIHGKAVSIGCLAIGNEAIEELFVLTAQVGAENVKVVIAPHDPRTYPLEANSAELPKWTPELYSIISREIKALSPVVKSAKIGFYH